The genomic DNA ATAGTGAGGGAGGAGAAACTCAAGCAAGTTAAGATAGCGTTCTATAAACTCTTGCGTCACGGTAGAGCCAAGAACGTATTCTTTTACAGGCGCATCTCGGCCAGTCAGAGGACGAAGCTGCTCGTCAAAATGAGGATTGGGAAGGAATCGGACGTCAATAATGAGATCGCAGTCGGTTGGGGCGCCAAACTTGAAACCGAATGACTGAAAGTGAACTTGTAGCTTTCTTCCTTGCTGTTTGTGGAAGGAGGCTATTGTGGAGCTGATTTGCCGTCTGAGATCGTGCGGAGAGAGTCTAGAGGAGTCAATGATAACGCTTGCCCGCTCTTTTAGTGGGTGGAGTAGGGTCCGTTCCCACTCGATGGCCTCTGGTAACGAGGTGACAGACAAGGACATATTATTTTCAGAAGTCGGGGGAGGATTTGAGGAGAGTGCAGGATGCGGACGTCGTGTCTCGCTGTACCGTTTTTGTAGTGTCTGGGAGTCAGTATCGAGGAAAATTATTTGCCATGAGGGAGAGTCTTGTGGCAAGTCCTCTATAAATTCAATGAATTGCTCTCGTTGTTCCTCTGAGATGATATCTAACAGGACACTTGTTTTTTTAAATCGCGTTGGATTGCTACGAGACAGGGAAAGAAAGTTTGGTAGGAGTGCTATGGGAAGATTATCAATCGAGTAATACCCTTCATCTGAAAATGCTCTATTCGCACTAGACTTTCCAGCTCCTGAAAGTCCAATAAGAAGAACGAGGCTCTCAATATGTTGTATGTCCTCAGAAAATGGTATCGAAGAAGATGGCATGAACGTGATGGAACTCGTAGTAAGACAGTTAATTCAACGGCGGATGATAATTACCAGTGTATGATCTTAGTCTGGTCTCGTCACCTTTAAAAGAATTCTTTTGCTCAGGAATCGAGCGCAGCAGATGCTACTAGCCAACGAGTCGATAGTTGAAGTTTTCTCACCTAAAGCTGGGCGCCTCTTCAGGTTCCGTTTGTCAGGCACTTCAAAGTTCAAGTAGGACTGCTATACCTTGGGTAAAGCGACTCCATTCGCACCTCTGTTCAATAGAGAGGCTATCGTGCCGTGTGATTTGTCATTTTTTCTTTGTGCCGGCGCATCTGGCTTCCTAGCGAATCAACAAGCTTATCTATTGATGCATACAAATTCTCACATTCTTCTCTACAAGCGAAATCTGCGCCATCTACATGAAATGAAATATCAGCCGTATGTCTATTCTTTTCTACGAGTAGCACCAAGTGTGCTTCAACATCGTGATGAATAAACTTTTTTAGGCAGTTTGCTATTTTCTCATTGGCATAGGCTTTAATAGGTTCAGTGGACTCAGTATTTCGGAAATTAATATTGAGATTAACAACTTTTGACTGAACCATATTGCCTCCTTTAGGTGATAGAAAACTCTAGTTTTTATTGTAACGTATTTTTCGGAAATGAGAATAAGAATCATGAGTAGAAAATAACAAAAGCTAATGATATGAGCCCTATTTGGGGTCTTAACATACCCGTTTTCTTCGAGAAGAGGAGGCAATCCCTAGGCTTTCTCGGTATTTTGCTACTGTTCTCCGTGCGATTTGAACGTCATCTCCCTCTAACATCTCAACAATTTTCTGATCGCTGATAGGTTTTTTAGGGTTCTCTTCAGCAATAATTTGGCGTATTCGCTCCTTGACGCTAGATGAAGAAATCTCTCCATTGCCGGTCTTAATACCTGGTGTGAAGAAGAATTTTAACTCATATACACCTTGAGGGGTATGAACATACTTATTTGTCGTGACCCGACTAATGGTGGATTCGTGCATGCCGATATCGTCTGCAATATCTTTAAGTACTAGTGGCTTTAGTCGCTCGATTCCATAGGTAAGAAACTCTTTCTGATATTTTACTATGCTCTCTGTGACCTTGTAGATCGTTTGTTGACGCTGATGAATGCTCTTGATGAGCCAAGAAGCAGACTTGAGCTTGTCATTAAGATAAACTTTGTTTTCTGGCTCGTTTTCACTGGCGCGCTTGAGTGCCTCTAGATAGTACGGACTTACCCGTAGTTTTGGTAAA from bacterium includes the following:
- the raiA gene encoding ribosome-associated translation inhibitor RaiA, with translation MVQSKVVNLNINFRNTESTEPIKAYANEKIANCLKKFIHHDVEAHLVLLVEKNRHTADISFHVDGADFACREECENLYASIDKLVDSLGSQMRRHKEKMTNHTAR
- the rapZ gene encoding RNase adapter RapZ, encoding MPSSSIPFSEDIQHIESLVLLIGLSGAGKSSANRAFSDEGYYSIDNLPIALLPNFLSLSRSNPTRFKKTSVLLDIISEEQREQFIEFIEDLPQDSPSWQIIFLDTDSQTLQKRYSETRRPHPALSSNPPPTSENNMSLSVTSLPEAIEWERTLLHPLKERASVIIDSSRLSPHDLRRQISSTIASFHKQQGRKLQVHFQSFGFKFGAPTDCDLIIDVRFLPNPHFDEQLRPLTGRDAPVKEYVLGSTVTQEFIERYLNLLEFLLPHYIHEGKAYLNIGIGCTGGKHRSVAIAQELAARLSSAQCDIRSTDRDREKS